From Brassica oleracea var. oleracea cultivar TO1000 chromosome C3, BOL, whole genome shotgun sequence, a single genomic window includes:
- the LOC106329272 gene encoding uncharacterized protein LOC106329272: MQRLAPLMEEPMDQEEQERGGRSIRTKSWKKWIKTQLQSMIIHKKPDAKVLLSVLGCPLFPVPPLSKMSLQQVSSSAQYIIQHFAAATGCKKLERGIKNTFVTGKITMTMMNDLSGSATVNASPVSHKGCFVMWQMLPEKWLIELVGGGHKISAGSDGEIAWRYTPWLGDHAAKGAIRPLRRTLQGLDPLTISSVFSSAQFVGEKEINGKDCFVLKLSTDQTDLTRRSDSTAEMIKHVAFGYFSQKSGLLLCLEDSSLTRIQTPGSLPTYWETSMSSWMEDYRAIEGSEVVIAHSGRTDVLISRFGETLKGGISVTRMEERWTIDDVAFDVPGLSIDCFIPPKEMKMDFHHQDGPNTFPELLDERQKL; this comes from the exons ATGCAGAGATTAGCACCATTGATGGAAGAACCGATGGATCAAGAAGAACAAGAAAGAGGAGGAAGATCAATCAGAACGAAATCATGGAAGAAATGGATAAAGACACAACTGCAGTCTATGATCATTCACAAAAAACCAGATGCAAAGGTTCTTCTCAGTGTTCTTGGATGCCCTCTCTTCCCTGTCCCTCCTCTCTCCAAAATGTCTCTCCAGCAG GTATCATCGTCAGCACAATACATAATACAACATTTCGCCGCAGCAACGGGATGCAAGAAACTCGAAAGAGGAATCAAAAACACTTTCGTAACTGGAAAAATTACAATGACTATGATGAATGACCTCAGTGGCTCAGCCACAGTTAATGCTTCGCCTGTGTCTCATAAGGGATGCTTCGTCATGTGGCAAATGCTACCGGAAAAGTGGCTCATCGAGCTGGTAGGTGGCGGTCATAAGATTTCAGCCGGAAGTGATGGAGAAATTGCTTGGCGTTATACACCCTGGCTCGGTGATCACGCTGCTAAAGGCGCTATACGGCCTTTGCGACGTACTCTACAA GGGTTGGATCCTCTAACAATATCATCAGTATTTTCATCGGCACAATTTGTTGGAGAGAAAGAAATCAATGGAAAGGATTGCTTCGTTCTCAAGTTATCAACCGACCAAACTGATTTAACAAGACGCAGCGACTCTACGGCTGAGATGATCAAACATGTCGCTTTCGGTTACTTCAGCCAGAAAAGTGGCCTTCTACTTTGCCTTGAAGACTCTTCCCTAACTAG GATTCAGACACCGGGTAGTCTTCCGACATACTGGGAGACCTCAATGTCGTCATGGATGGAGGATTACCGAGCAATCGAAGGTAGTGAAGTGGTGATTGCACACTCAGGTAGAACGGATGTGTTGATATCAAGATTTGGAGAGACTCTCAAGGGAGGAATCTCTGTGACTCGAATGGAGGAGAGATGGACCATAGATGATGTTGCATTTGACGTGCCTGGCCTATCCATAGATTGTTTTATTCCTCCTAAGGAGATGAAGATGGATTTTCACCACCAAGACGGTCCAAACACGTTTCCAGAGTTATTAGATGAGCGGCAAAAATTGTAA
- the LOC106335255 gene encoding ubiquitin carboxyl-terminal hydrolase 12 isoform X1, which produces MTMMTPPPVDQQEDEEMLVPHSDVVDGPAQPMEVSEAETAVSTVENQPAEEPPTLKFTWTIPNFSRQNTRKLYSDVFVVGGYKWRILIFPKGNNVDHLSMYLDVADAANLPYGWSRYAQFSLAVVNQIHTRYTIRKETQHQFNARESDWGFTSFMPLSELYDPGRGYLANDTVYVEAEVIVRKVLDYWSYDSKKETGFVGLKNQGATCYMNSLLQTLYHIPYFRKAVYHMPTTENDAPTASIPLALQSLFYKLQYNDTSVATKELTKSFGWDTYDSFMQHDVQELNRVLCEKLEDKMKGTVVEGTIQQLFEGHHMNYIECINVDYKSTRKESFYDLQLDVKGCKDVYASFDKYVEVERLEGDNKYHAEGHGLQDAKKGVLFIDFPPVLQLQLKRFEYDFMRDTMVKINDRYEFPLQLDLDREDGKYLSPDADRSVRNLYTLHSVLVHSGGVHGGHYYAFIRPTLSDQWYKFDDERVTKEDLKRALDEQYGGEEELPQTNPGFNNPPFKFTKYSNAYMLVYIRESDKDKIICNVDEKDIAEHLRVRLKKEQEEKEDKRKYKAQAHLFTIIKVARDQDLREQIGKDIYFDLVDHDKVRSFRIQKQTPFQQFKEEVAKEFGIPVQLQRFWIWAKRQNHTYRPNRPLTPQEELQPVGQIREASNKANTAELKLFLEVELLDERPIPPPEKSKEDILLFFKLYDPEKPELRYVGRLMVKSSSKPMDITGKLNEMAGFAPDEDLELFEEIKFEPGVMCEHLDKKTSFRLCQIEDGDIICFQKHLVKKEIECRYPAVPLFLEYVQNRQLVRFRALEKPKEDEFVLELSKLHTYDDVVERVAHKLGLDDPSKLRLTSHNCYSQQPKPQPIKYRGVDRLSDMLVHYNQTSDILYYEVLDIPLPELQGLKTLKVAFHHATKEEVVIHNIRLPKQSTVGDVIDELKTKVELSHPDAELRLLEVFYHKIYKIFPLTERIENINDQYWTVRAEEIPEEEKNIGPNDRLILVYHFAKETGQNQQVQNFGEPFFLVIHEGETLEEIKNRIQKKLHVSDEDFAKWKFAFMSMGRPEYLQDSDVVYNRFQRRDVYGAFEQYLGLEHTDTTPKRAYSANQNRHTYEKPVKIYN; this is translated from the exons ATGACTATGATGACTCCGCCTCCGGTTGAT CAGCAAGAGGATGAGGAGATGCTCGTGCCGCATTCTGATGTTGTCGACGGTCCTGCTCAGCCCATGGAAG TTTCTGAAGCTGAGACTGCTGTGAGTACTGTGGAGAATCAGCCAGCTGAGGAGCCTCCCACGCTGAAATTCACGTGGACTATCCCAAACTTCTCTAGGCAAAACACCAGGAAGCTTTACTCTGATGTATTTGTCGTTGGAGGTTACAAATG GCGCATATTAATTTTCCCGAAAGGAAACAATGTCGACCACCTGTCCATGTACTTGGATGTTGCTGACGCTGCGAATTTGCCATATGGTTGGAGCCGTTACGCTCAGTTCAGTCTGGCTGTAGTCAATCAAATCCACACCAGATATACCATTAGAAAAG AGACGCAGCATCAATTCAATGCTAGAGAAAGCGATTGGGGATTTACATCATTCATGCCTCTCAGCGAACTTTATGATCCTGGTAGAGGATATTTAGCGAATGATACTGTTTACGTTGAAGCCGAAGTCATTGTACGTAAGGTTCTTGATTACTGGTCATACGACTCTAAAAAAGAGACTGGTTTTGTTGGTCTCAAGAACCAAGGTGCAACTTGTTACATGAATTCTCTCCTACAGACGCTATACCACATACCTTACTTCAGAAAG GCTGTATACCACATGCCAACAACTGAGAACGATGCGCCAACAGCAAGTATACCTTTGGCTCTCCAAAGTTTGTTTTACAAGCTCCAGTATAACGACACTAGTGTTGCGACAAAAGAGCTGACAAAGTCGTTTGGTTGGGATACATATGATTCGTTCATGCAACATGATGTCCAAGAACTCAATCGAGTTCTATGTGAAAAACTCGAGGACAAAATGAAG GGAACTGTTGTGGAGGGAACAATACAACAGCTATTTGAGGGCCACCATATGAACTATATTGAGTGCATAAATGTAGATTACAAATCTACACGGAAAGAATCATTTTATG ATCTTCAGTTGGATGTTAAAGGCTGCAAAGATGTTTATGCTTCTTTTGACAAATATGTTGAAGTTGAACGCCTTGAAGGAGACAACAAATATCATGCAGAAGGACATGGTTTACAG GATGCAAAAAAAGGTGTTCTTTTCATCGACTTTCCACCAGTTCTTCAGCTCCAGCTCAAGAGGTTTGAATACGACTTTATGAGGGACACCATGGTGAAG ATAAATGACCGGTATGAGTTTCCTCTCCAATTGGATCTTGATAGAGAGGATGGGAAGTATTTATCCCCTGATGCTGACAGGAGTGTCCGCAACCTGTACACACTTCACAG TGTCTTAGTTCATAGTGGAGGAGTACATGGTGGGCACTATTACGCTTTTATAAGGCCCACGCTCTCAGATCAGTG GTATAAATTTGATGATGAACGAGTAACCAAGGAAGATTTGAAAAGGGCATTGGACGAGCAATATGGTGGTGAAGAAGAG CTACCACAGACTAATCCTGGTTTCAATAACCCGCCTTTCAAATTCACAAAGTACTCGAATGCATACATGCTTGTATATATCCGGGAAAGTGACAAAGATAAAATAATCTGCAACGTTGATGAGAAAGACATTGCTGAACATTTAAGG GTAAGGCTGAAGAAAGAACAAGAAGAAAAGGAAGATAAAAGAAAGTACAAGGCACAAGCTCACCTTTTTACGATAATTAAG GTTGCAAGAGATCAAGACCTCAGGGAACAAATTGGGAAGGATATATATTTTGATCTTGTTGATCATGACAAAGTTAGAAGTTTCCGGATCCAGAAACAGACGCCATTTCAACAATTTAAG GAGGAGGTGGCCAAAGAATTTGGTATACCTGTTCAGTTACAGAGGTTCTGGATTTGGGCAAAGCGACAAAATCATACTTATCGTCCCAATCGCCCACTTACTCCTCAGGAGGAATTACAACCG GTTGGACAAATAAGAGAAGCATCTAACAAGGCAAACACTGCAGAACTTAAGCTGTTTTTGGAAGTAGAGCTGCTG GATGAACGTCCTATTCCCCCTCCAGAAAAATCGAAAGAAGATATTCTTCTGTTCTTTAAGCTTTATGACCCCGAGAAGCCAGAGTTGAG GTATGTTGGCAGACTCATGGTGAAAAGTTCCAGCAAGCCTATGGATATAACTGGAAAATTGAATGAAATGGCTGGTTTTGCTCCTGATGAAGATCTAGAACTTTTTGAG GAAATCAAGTTCGAGCCTGGTGTTATGTGCGAACACCTGGATAAGAAAACTTCATTCAGATTGTGTCAA ATCGAAGATGGAGATATCATTTGCTTTCAGAAACACCTTGTTAAGAAGGAGATTGAATGCCGCTACCCAGCTGTGCCTTTGTTTCTTGAATATGTCCAGAATCGGCAG CTGGTCCGATTTCGTGCTCTGGAAAAACCTAAAGAAGATGAATTTGTTTTGGAGTT GTCGAAGTTGCACACTTATGACGATGTCGTGGAAAGAGTGGCCCATAAGCTTGGTCTTGACGATCCATCCAAACTTAGGCTTACATCTCACAATTGTTATTCCCAGCAACCCAAGCCTCAGCCTATCAAATACCGTGGAGTAGACCGTCTGTCTGATATGTTAGTTCACTACAATCAG ACGTCTGATATTTTGTATTATGAAGTTCTGGACATTCCTCTTCCAGAATTGCAAGGTCTCAAAACCTTGAAAGTTGCTTTCCATCATGCTACGAAGGAAGAA GTGGTAATCCACAATATCAGACTACCTAAACAAAGCACAGTCGGGGATGTTATTGATGAACTTAAAACAAAG GTGGAGCTTTCTCATCCAGATGCAGAACTGAGATTACTTGAGGTGTTCTACCACAAGATCTACAAG ATTTTCCCCTTAACTGAAAGAATTGAGAATATAAACGATCAGTACTGGACTGTGCGAGCTGAGGAG ATTCCGGAAGAAGAGAAGAATATTGGTCCAAATGATCGCTTAATTCTAGTGTACCACTTTGCTAAAGAGACTGGACAAAATCAG CAAGTGCAAAACTTTGGGGAGCCCTTCTTCTTGGTAATCCATGAAGGTGAAACTCTTGAAGAAATCAAGAACCGTATCCAAAAGAAACTTCATGTATCCGATGAGGACTTTGCCAAG TGGAAGTTTGCGTTTATGTCAATGGGGCGTCCAGAGTACTTGCAGGACTCAGATGTTGTTTACAATCGCTTTCAG AGAAGAGATGTGTACGGTGCTTTTGAGCAGTACCTGGGGTTGGAGCACACTGATACCACTCCCAAGAGGGCTTATTCTGCAAACCAG AACCGGCACACTTATGAGAAGCCGGTTAAAATATACAACTAG
- the LOC106335255 gene encoding ubiquitin carboxyl-terminal hydrolase 12 isoform X2, with translation MTMMTPPPVDQEDEEMLVPHSDVVDGPAQPMEVSEAETAVSTVENQPAEEPPTLKFTWTIPNFSRQNTRKLYSDVFVVGGYKWRILIFPKGNNVDHLSMYLDVADAANLPYGWSRYAQFSLAVVNQIHTRYTIRKETQHQFNARESDWGFTSFMPLSELYDPGRGYLANDTVYVEAEVIVRKVLDYWSYDSKKETGFVGLKNQGATCYMNSLLQTLYHIPYFRKAVYHMPTTENDAPTASIPLALQSLFYKLQYNDTSVATKELTKSFGWDTYDSFMQHDVQELNRVLCEKLEDKMKGTVVEGTIQQLFEGHHMNYIECINVDYKSTRKESFYDLQLDVKGCKDVYASFDKYVEVERLEGDNKYHAEGHGLQDAKKGVLFIDFPPVLQLQLKRFEYDFMRDTMVKINDRYEFPLQLDLDREDGKYLSPDADRSVRNLYTLHSVLVHSGGVHGGHYYAFIRPTLSDQWYKFDDERVTKEDLKRALDEQYGGEEELPQTNPGFNNPPFKFTKYSNAYMLVYIRESDKDKIICNVDEKDIAEHLRVRLKKEQEEKEDKRKYKAQAHLFTIIKVARDQDLREQIGKDIYFDLVDHDKVRSFRIQKQTPFQQFKEEVAKEFGIPVQLQRFWIWAKRQNHTYRPNRPLTPQEELQPVGQIREASNKANTAELKLFLEVELLDERPIPPPEKSKEDILLFFKLYDPEKPELRYVGRLMVKSSSKPMDITGKLNEMAGFAPDEDLELFEEIKFEPGVMCEHLDKKTSFRLCQIEDGDIICFQKHLVKKEIECRYPAVPLFLEYVQNRQLVRFRALEKPKEDEFVLELSKLHTYDDVVERVAHKLGLDDPSKLRLTSHNCYSQQPKPQPIKYRGVDRLSDMLVHYNQTSDILYYEVLDIPLPELQGLKTLKVAFHHATKEEVVIHNIRLPKQSTVGDVIDELKTKVELSHPDAELRLLEVFYHKIYKIFPLTERIENINDQYWTVRAEEIPEEEKNIGPNDRLILVYHFAKETGQNQQVQNFGEPFFLVIHEGETLEEIKNRIQKKLHVSDEDFAKWKFAFMSMGRPEYLQDSDVVYNRFQRRDVYGAFEQYLGLEHTDTTPKRAYSANQNRHTYEKPVKIYN, from the exons ATGACTATGATGACTCCGCCTCCGGTTGAT CAAGAGGATGAGGAGATGCTCGTGCCGCATTCTGATGTTGTCGACGGTCCTGCTCAGCCCATGGAAG TTTCTGAAGCTGAGACTGCTGTGAGTACTGTGGAGAATCAGCCAGCTGAGGAGCCTCCCACGCTGAAATTCACGTGGACTATCCCAAACTTCTCTAGGCAAAACACCAGGAAGCTTTACTCTGATGTATTTGTCGTTGGAGGTTACAAATG GCGCATATTAATTTTCCCGAAAGGAAACAATGTCGACCACCTGTCCATGTACTTGGATGTTGCTGACGCTGCGAATTTGCCATATGGTTGGAGCCGTTACGCTCAGTTCAGTCTGGCTGTAGTCAATCAAATCCACACCAGATATACCATTAGAAAAG AGACGCAGCATCAATTCAATGCTAGAGAAAGCGATTGGGGATTTACATCATTCATGCCTCTCAGCGAACTTTATGATCCTGGTAGAGGATATTTAGCGAATGATACTGTTTACGTTGAAGCCGAAGTCATTGTACGTAAGGTTCTTGATTACTGGTCATACGACTCTAAAAAAGAGACTGGTTTTGTTGGTCTCAAGAACCAAGGTGCAACTTGTTACATGAATTCTCTCCTACAGACGCTATACCACATACCTTACTTCAGAAAG GCTGTATACCACATGCCAACAACTGAGAACGATGCGCCAACAGCAAGTATACCTTTGGCTCTCCAAAGTTTGTTTTACAAGCTCCAGTATAACGACACTAGTGTTGCGACAAAAGAGCTGACAAAGTCGTTTGGTTGGGATACATATGATTCGTTCATGCAACATGATGTCCAAGAACTCAATCGAGTTCTATGTGAAAAACTCGAGGACAAAATGAAG GGAACTGTTGTGGAGGGAACAATACAACAGCTATTTGAGGGCCACCATATGAACTATATTGAGTGCATAAATGTAGATTACAAATCTACACGGAAAGAATCATTTTATG ATCTTCAGTTGGATGTTAAAGGCTGCAAAGATGTTTATGCTTCTTTTGACAAATATGTTGAAGTTGAACGCCTTGAAGGAGACAACAAATATCATGCAGAAGGACATGGTTTACAG GATGCAAAAAAAGGTGTTCTTTTCATCGACTTTCCACCAGTTCTTCAGCTCCAGCTCAAGAGGTTTGAATACGACTTTATGAGGGACACCATGGTGAAG ATAAATGACCGGTATGAGTTTCCTCTCCAATTGGATCTTGATAGAGAGGATGGGAAGTATTTATCCCCTGATGCTGACAGGAGTGTCCGCAACCTGTACACACTTCACAG TGTCTTAGTTCATAGTGGAGGAGTACATGGTGGGCACTATTACGCTTTTATAAGGCCCACGCTCTCAGATCAGTG GTATAAATTTGATGATGAACGAGTAACCAAGGAAGATTTGAAAAGGGCATTGGACGAGCAATATGGTGGTGAAGAAGAG CTACCACAGACTAATCCTGGTTTCAATAACCCGCCTTTCAAATTCACAAAGTACTCGAATGCATACATGCTTGTATATATCCGGGAAAGTGACAAAGATAAAATAATCTGCAACGTTGATGAGAAAGACATTGCTGAACATTTAAGG GTAAGGCTGAAGAAAGAACAAGAAGAAAAGGAAGATAAAAGAAAGTACAAGGCACAAGCTCACCTTTTTACGATAATTAAG GTTGCAAGAGATCAAGACCTCAGGGAACAAATTGGGAAGGATATATATTTTGATCTTGTTGATCATGACAAAGTTAGAAGTTTCCGGATCCAGAAACAGACGCCATTTCAACAATTTAAG GAGGAGGTGGCCAAAGAATTTGGTATACCTGTTCAGTTACAGAGGTTCTGGATTTGGGCAAAGCGACAAAATCATACTTATCGTCCCAATCGCCCACTTACTCCTCAGGAGGAATTACAACCG GTTGGACAAATAAGAGAAGCATCTAACAAGGCAAACACTGCAGAACTTAAGCTGTTTTTGGAAGTAGAGCTGCTG GATGAACGTCCTATTCCCCCTCCAGAAAAATCGAAAGAAGATATTCTTCTGTTCTTTAAGCTTTATGACCCCGAGAAGCCAGAGTTGAG GTATGTTGGCAGACTCATGGTGAAAAGTTCCAGCAAGCCTATGGATATAACTGGAAAATTGAATGAAATGGCTGGTTTTGCTCCTGATGAAGATCTAGAACTTTTTGAG GAAATCAAGTTCGAGCCTGGTGTTATGTGCGAACACCTGGATAAGAAAACTTCATTCAGATTGTGTCAA ATCGAAGATGGAGATATCATTTGCTTTCAGAAACACCTTGTTAAGAAGGAGATTGAATGCCGCTACCCAGCTGTGCCTTTGTTTCTTGAATATGTCCAGAATCGGCAG CTGGTCCGATTTCGTGCTCTGGAAAAACCTAAAGAAGATGAATTTGTTTTGGAGTT GTCGAAGTTGCACACTTATGACGATGTCGTGGAAAGAGTGGCCCATAAGCTTGGTCTTGACGATCCATCCAAACTTAGGCTTACATCTCACAATTGTTATTCCCAGCAACCCAAGCCTCAGCCTATCAAATACCGTGGAGTAGACCGTCTGTCTGATATGTTAGTTCACTACAATCAG ACGTCTGATATTTTGTATTATGAAGTTCTGGACATTCCTCTTCCAGAATTGCAAGGTCTCAAAACCTTGAAAGTTGCTTTCCATCATGCTACGAAGGAAGAA GTGGTAATCCACAATATCAGACTACCTAAACAAAGCACAGTCGGGGATGTTATTGATGAACTTAAAACAAAG GTGGAGCTTTCTCATCCAGATGCAGAACTGAGATTACTTGAGGTGTTCTACCACAAGATCTACAAG ATTTTCCCCTTAACTGAAAGAATTGAGAATATAAACGATCAGTACTGGACTGTGCGAGCTGAGGAG ATTCCGGAAGAAGAGAAGAATATTGGTCCAAATGATCGCTTAATTCTAGTGTACCACTTTGCTAAAGAGACTGGACAAAATCAG CAAGTGCAAAACTTTGGGGAGCCCTTCTTCTTGGTAATCCATGAAGGTGAAACTCTTGAAGAAATCAAGAACCGTATCCAAAAGAAACTTCATGTATCCGATGAGGACTTTGCCAAG TGGAAGTTTGCGTTTATGTCAATGGGGCGTCCAGAGTACTTGCAGGACTCAGATGTTGTTTACAATCGCTTTCAG AGAAGAGATGTGTACGGTGCTTTTGAGCAGTACCTGGGGTTGGAGCACACTGATACCACTCCCAAGAGGGCTTATTCTGCAAACCAG AACCGGCACACTTATGAGAAGCCGGTTAAAATATACAACTAG
- the LOC106332946 gene encoding nucleolin 2-like yields METLASKVDRLNLSPMDSSRIRIIGLALDDPRTLPLKTKIRNVGRIIVKGYDAKLPHDDVESALRKLFSSCGEINDIFISETEDRLYSDATIYFIGEGAAEKALQLSGSDVGGWKAIVTPYPFPEAAGRSLIVCVTGYDTSLSKIKIERALRQHFSSCGRLRDFDISKKFASAEFGIVGEDAQDKVMELDGSDMGGRELHVQVISGAVTAVHTRRYRSIPNKRACKVQRC; encoded by the exons ATGGAAACCCTAGCAAGCAAAGTCGATCGTCTCAACTTGTCTCCGATGGACAGTTCCAGGATCAGGATCATT GGGCTGGCATTGGACGACCCTCGTACTCTTCCACTCAAAACAAAAATCCG TAACGTTGGGAGGATTATTGTTAAGGGGTATGACGCCAAGCTTCCACATGACGATGTTGAAAGCGCTTTGAGAAAACTTTTCTCATCATGTGGAGAGATCAATGATATTTTTATTAGCGAAACTGAAGATCGTCTATACAG TGATGCTACGATTTATTTCATCGGAGAAGGTGCAGCAGAAAAGGCGTTGCAACTTAGTGGAAGTGACGTTGGAGGATGGAAGGCCATTGTTACGCCTTATCCTTTTCCGGAAGCTGCAGGCCG TTCCCTTATCGTTTGTGTTACTGGATATGACACCTCCCTTAGTAAGATTAAAATCGAGAGGGCATTGCGTCAACATTTCTCTTCATGTGGACGGTTGCGTGACTTCGACATTTCCAAGAAGTTTGCTTCAGCTGAATTTGGTATTGTCGGAGAAGATGCGCAAGACAAGGTGATGGAGCTTGATGGAAGCGACATGGGTGGACGCGAATTACATGTTCAGGTTATTTCTGGGGCAGTAACTGCTGTCCACACGAGGCGTTATCGTAGCATACCTAACAAGAGGGCTTGTAAGGTGCAACGCTGTTAA